The following coding sequences lie in one Fusarium poae strain DAOMC 252244 chromosome 1, whole genome shotgun sequence genomic window:
- a CDS encoding hypothetical protein (TransMembrane:1 (i52-75o)~BUSCO:16660at5125~CAZy:GT15): protein MDLIRRATRVAPSKPSLQLPLDEKRDSKHNKAVDNRMAFFRRPLRLKGNSTISVPLGVVIFFPMLVLILIFILFVSHPSSPGRGFLIPGGAAPKMRKISEKYDKVFVEGCAQPDTSQPRANAAFVILARNKELDGVLQSIKSVERHFNRWYHYPYVFLNDGDFDDNFKEAIRNHTSGEVEFGKVGPDMWGFPDWIDPKVVKEGIAKQGDAAVMYGGLESYHKMCRFYSGFFFNHPLLLKYEWYWRVEPEISYFCDITYDPFQKMIEHNKTYGFTIAVKELRETVPNIFRYASAYKRLNNITSKGLWEMFVEPPEDDEEDSTKESDTSPNDNSFWDTLTGKKKNTIDPESMEGEAYNMCHFWSNFEIAKLSWFRSKEYQDFFEMMDRSGGFWMERWGDAPIHSLAAGALLGPQDIHYFRDFGYRHTTIQHCPANAPNKQLPREPYLEKTTFPEYKRFEEDDYWEQWDDVQEGGIGCRCRCDTDVVDVEGKEGSCLAEWVDVAGGWAHPY from the exons ATGGACCTGATCAGAAGGGCCACCAGGGTGGCTCCCAGCAAACCTTCTCTACAACTACCCCTCGATGAGAAGAGGGACTCCAAACACAACAAGGCTGTCGACAATCGCATGGCCTTCTTCCGTAGACCGCTGCGATTAAAAGGGAACTCAACGATTTCTGTACCTCTGGGCGTGGTCATCTTTTTCCCTATGCTTGTTTTaatccttatttttattctttttgtCAGCCATCCCAGTTCTCCAGGCAGAGGTTTCCTTATACCAGGAGGTGCTGCCCCTAAAATGCG gaaaatcAGCGAAAAGTACGACAAGGTGTTTGTTGAGGGATGTGCCCAGCCCGACACCAGCCAGCCCAGAGCCAATGCTGCTTTTGTGATATTGGCGAGAAATAAGGAGCTTGATGGTGTGTTGCAATCCATCAAGTCGGTTGAGAGACACTTCAACAGATGGTACCATTACCCCTATGTGTTCCTCAACGACGGCGATTTCGACGACAATTTTAAAGAGGCCATTCGAAACCACACTTCAGGCGAAGTTGAGTTTGGAAAGGTTGGACCTGACATGTGGGGGTTCCCTGATTGGATCGATCCCAAGGTTGTCAAAGAAGGCATTGCTAAACAGGGTGATGCTGCCGTCATGTACGGAGGTCTTGAGAGCTACCACAAGATGTGTAGATTCTACTCTGG CTTCTTCTTTAACCATCCGTTATTGCTAAAGTATGAATGGTATTGGCGAGTTGAGCCTGAGATCAGCTACTTCTGCGACATCACATA CGACCCATTCCAAAAGATGATTGAACACAACAAAACATATGGCTTTACAATTGCCGTCAAAGAGCTTCGCGAGACTGTCCCCAACATCTTCCGATACGCTTCCGCGTACAAGCGactcaacaacatcacatcCAAGGGTCTGTGGGAAATGTTTGTCGAACCACCAGAGGACGATGAGGAAGACTCGACCAAGGAAAGCGATACATCTCCAAACGATAACAGTTTCTGGGATACTCTCAcaggaaagaagaagaacaccATCGACCCCGAGTCAATGGAGGGGGAGGCCTACAATATGTGCCATTTTTGGTCTAATTTCGAGATTGCCAAGCTCAGCTGGTTCCGCAGCAAGGAGTATCAGGATTTCTTTGAAATGATGGACCGAAGTGGTGGCTTTTGGATGGAACGA TGGGGCGATGCTCCCATCCACTCCCTTGCCGCTGGCGCTCTGCTTGGACCCCAGGACATCCATTACTTCCGAGACTTTGGGTATCGACACACGACAATCCAGCATTGCCCTGCTAATGCGCCCAACAAGCAGCTCCCCCGTGAGCCTTACCTCGAAAAGACGACATTCCCGGAATATAAGCGATTCGAGGAAGACGACTATTGGGAGCAATGGGACGATGTGCAAGAAGGCGGCATCGGCTGCCGCTGTAGGTGTGATACAGATGTCGTCGATGTTGAGGGCAAGGAAGGATCTTGTCTGGCTGAATGGGTCGACGTTGCTGGCGGCTGGGCTCATCCATATTAA
- a CDS encoding hypothetical protein (BUSCO:43979at5125) produces MPPRISPFSTPLCCRTTANAPVSSLTAYLAGLSLQTRNASILSSLANTPGAMHQKKRVGRGPSSGHGKTSGRGHKGQKQHGKVKPWFQGGQTPLIVKHGRKGFSNYRAPQMSEVNIDQIQAWIDQGRLDPTKQITPKELIECGIIGTLKDGVKILSRGADTLKQPINVMVSRVSASAIAAIEGAGGKVLTRYYTKLAIRRLLTGESVNTDKPLPQGAEHVDTVLAAARNAPFRYRLPDPTGREDIEYYRDPAHRGYLSHQLAPGESPSLYFRVPGVHKIKSEVKKEKAATEETLF; encoded by the exons ATGCCTCCTCGAATTTCTCCCTTCAGCACGCCGCTGTGCTGTAGGACGACCGCCAATGCTCCCGTCTCGTCGCTGACTGCCTACCTCGCTGGTCTCTCGCTCCAGACCCGAAATGCGTCCATCCTTAGCAGCCTCGCCAACACCCCAGGTGCCATGCACCAGAAGAAGCGAGTTGGTCGTGGTCCTTCATCCGGACATGGAAAGACATCTGGTCGCGGTCACAAGGGTCAGAAGCAGCATGGAAAGGTCAAGCCATGGTTCCAGGGTGGTCAGACACCTTTGATTGTCAAGCACGGTCGAAAGGGTTTCAGCAACTA CCGAGCCCCTCAAATGTCGGAAGTCAACATCGACCAAATCCAGGCCTGGATCGACCAAGGACGACTTGACCCCACGAAACAGATTACTCCCAAGGAATTAATCGAGTGTGGGATTATTGGAACCCTCAAGGACGGCGTCAAGATTCTGTCCCGTGGTGCAGACACTCTCAAGCAACCCATCAACGTCATGGTCTCTCGTGTTTCTGCCTCAGCAATTGCCGCTATCGAAGGCGCCGGCGGCAAGGTGCTCACCCGATACTACACCAAACTCGCCATAAGACGACTCTTGACTGGCGAGTCGGTCAATACAGACAAGCCTCTGCCCCAAGGTGCGGAGCACGTTGATACTGTGCTGGCCGCAGCCCGCAACGCACCGTTCCGATACCGACTACCCGACCCCACTGGCCGTGAGGATATCGAATACTATCGTGACCCTGCGCACCGAGGATACTTGAGCCACCAGCTTGCGCCAGGCGAGTCACCCAGTTTGTACTTCAGGGTTCCTGGTGTGCACAAGATTAAGAGTGAggtcaagaaggagaaggcgGCTACCGAGGAGACTCTTTTCTAA
- the VSP1 gene encoding Sorting nexin mvp1 (BUSCO:10579at5125), producing the protein MSLFGSSPTEDSPALSSTGPARRGGAGLFDDEESASKPSNSLFADDDSQDSPWDMPTPRKQQSRADLIRSLLAGSDVPDSYIEVFDTVVREDGSGGQVTSGGIAKLFATARLGADAQARIMSLVAPGGGDIKLGRNEFNVLLALVGLAQEGEIISLDGVDERRKRLPQPKLAGLTAEPILPPVAELSAKPPQTPPKDNPPQQQQTPPAQPQPQSQPKQFRPAMEDPEDDPWGSPDMHKTHDHGPAKSNGAQRHNTNGHTGFSQTPPTTVIDAPPLTHVASPPATSPNRRRQPSTNSVTGPAGWGYFDGTNPTVGGFGESPTAAAVQNPFATGATATPNMQPPPGLPHHPSSGRVSRGAEEKVIVTLMPEKEGVFMFQHHNYEISSVRRGSKVIRRYSDFVWLLDCLHKRYPFRILPLLPPKRVGVNGSHLSNDGAFIEKRRRGLARFLNALIRHPVLNQEQLVVMFLTVPTELSVWRKQATISVQDEFTDRALPPGLEDSLPAELEDLFSRTRSGVKRSAELYINVCNIMDRLVKRTEGVAADHARIAMSLASLTETSEDTYSTDTNEVPLLNDGLVAMSKHLRTCQALMEDESRGWDEGVLEDLKRQRDALVSVRELFERRERLDKDNIPYLERRIQTNESKLTSLRAKPEGMVKAGEIDRIAENIIKDKESIVQQHNRSIFVKECIRDELSTFQSTQYLVSRWNQDWAGERVKYAEMLADNWRRLLDELEGMPLGD; encoded by the exons ATGTCGCTGTTTGGTTCATCGCCGACTGAGGATAGTCCGGCCCTGAGCTCGACTGGTCCTGCTCGACGTGGTGGTGCTGGGCtctttgatgatgaagagtccGCATCCAAACCATCCAACAGTCTCTTCGCTGACGATGACTCCCAAGATTCACCTTGGGATATGCCTACGCCGCGCAAGCAGCAGAGCCGTGCCGACCTCATCCGCAGCCTCCTCGCCGGTAGCGACGTACCCGACAGCTATATCGAGGTCTTCGATACAGTAGTGCGCGAAGATGGAAGCGGGGGTCAGGTCACCTCTGGAGGTATCGCAAAGCTCTTTGCTACAGCCAGACTCGGAGCCGACGCTCAAGCTCGCATCATGTCCTTGGTCGCTCCGGGTGGCGGGGATATCAAGCTAGGTCGAAACGAGTTCAATGTGCTGCTGGCCCTGGTCGGCCTGGCACAGGAAGGTGAAATCATAAGTCtcgatggtgttgatgagcGACGAAAAC GCCTTCCACAACCCAAGCTCGCAGGTCTCACTGCAGAGCCCATTCTACCTCCAGTTGCTGAGCTTTCTGCGAAACCTCCTCAGACGCCTCCCAAGGATAatcctcctcaacaacagcaaacTCCGCCCGCGCAGCCGCAGCCGCAGTCGCAGCCTAAACAATTCCGTCCAGCTATGGAAGACCCTGAAGACGACCCATGGGGCAGCCCCGATATGCACAAGACCCACGATCACGGTCCAGCCAAATCCAATGGTGCCCAGCGTCACAACACGAATGGCCATACCGGCTTCAGCCAAACACCCCCAACAACAGTAATCGATGCTCCTCCTCTAACTCATGTCGCGTCACCTCCTGCGACTTCGCCGAATCGTCGCAGACAGCCCAGCACTAACTCAGTAACCGGACCTGCTGGATGGGGATACTTTGATGGGACCAATCCCACCGTAGGCGGCTTCGGCGAATCCccaactgctgctgctgttcaGAACCCCTTCGCCACCGGCGCTACAGCGACCCCAAACATGCAGCCTCCTCCAGGCCTCCCCCACCATCCGAGTAGCGGTAGAGTCAGCCGTGGCGCTGAAGAGAAGGTTATTGTTACTCTTATGCCAGAGAAGGAGGGAGTCTTTATGTTCCAGCACCATAACTACGAAATCTCAAGCGTGAGGCGTGGCAGTAAAGTTATTCGCAGATACAGCGATTTTGTCTGGTTGTTGGATTGTCTGCACAAGAGATATCCATTCCGCATCTTGCCGCTACTTCCACCCAAGCGCGTAGGCGTAAATGGCAGTCATCTGTCCAATGATGGCGCTTTTATCGAGAAGCGAAGAAGGGGTCTAGCACGATTCTTGAACGCCCTCATTAGGCATCCAGTTCTTAACCAAGAACAGCTTGTTGTCATGTTCTTGACCGTTCCCACA GAACTGTCTGTGTGGCGCAAGCAAGCTACTATTTCTGTTCAGGATGAATTTACCGATCGAGCACTACCACCTGGTCTGGAGGATTCTTTGCCAGCTGAACTCGAAGACCTATTTTCCCGAACACGCAGTGGTGTCAAGCGTTCCGCCGAGCTTTACATCAACGTCTGCAACATCATGGATCGTCTTGTCAAGCGAACTGAGGGTGTGGCTGCTGACCATGCTCGTATCGCCATGTCTCTGGCTTCGCTTACTGAAACTTCCGAGGATACATACTCGACAGACACCAACGAAGTTCCCTTGCTTAACGATGGACTTGTCGCCATGAGCAAGCACCTGAGAACGTGCCAGGCTTTGATGGAAGACGAGAGCCGTGGTTGGGACGAGGGTGTGCTGGAAGATCTCAAGCGTCAACGAGATGCTCTTGTAAGCGTACGAGAGTTGTTCGAGCGACGGGAAAGACTTGATAAAGACAATATCCCTTACTTGGAGCGAAGAATCCAAACTAACGAGAGCAAACTTACCAGCCTGAGAGCCAAGCCAGAAGGTATGGTCAAGGCTGGTGAGATTGATCGTATAGCGGAAAACATCATCAAG GATAAGGAATCCATTGTTCAGCAGCACAACCGCTCCATCTTTGTCAAGGAGTGTATCCGCGACGAACTCAGTACCTTCCAGTCAACACAGTATCTCGTGAGTCGGTGGAACCAGGACTGGGCTGGCGAGCGAGTCAAGTATGCCGAGATGCTCGCAGACAACTGGCGACGGTTGCTCGATGAACTCGAGGGCATGCCGCTGGGTGACTAG
- a CDS encoding hypothetical protein (BUSCO:9353at5125), giving the protein MADQVTHDPKQSSDYIPFPCLPPGGALNRWSTKITREHDYPGAQAMLYGAGVKDQHTMKNAPQVGVATVWWQGNPCNTHLLDLGQIVKNSIEKEGMIGWQFNTVGVSDAITMGGEGMRFSLQTREIIADSIESVTCAQHHDANISIPGCDKNMPGTVMAAARHNRPFIMIYGGTIRKGHSNLLEKPINISTCYEASGAFNYGRLHAKTNPGEPGRESSDVMDDIEKHACPGAGACGGMYTANTMATAIEAMGLTLPGSSSYPAESPEKRRECERAAQVIRTTMEKDLRPRDIMTRASFENALVLTMILGGSTNGVLHFLAMANTADVPLTIDDIQRASDRTPFLADLAPSGKYYMEDLYKVGGTPSVIKMLVARGLLDGSIMTITGKTLAENVADWPSLDPGQDIIRPLENPIKDSGHIRILKGNFAPGGAVAKITGKEGLSFTGKARVFNTEKELNGALNRSEIKQSDGNLVVIVRYEGPKGGPGMPEQLKASAAIMGAGLSNLALVTDGRYSGASHGFIVGHVVPEAMVGGPIALVKDGDEITIDAINNRIDVDITDEEMEKRRSEWKPPAPRVTRGVLAKYARLVGDASHGAVTDQW; this is encoded by the exons ATGGCGGACCAAGTCACCCACGATCCTAAGCAGTCAAGCGATTACATTCCATTCCCTTGCCTTCCTCCCGGTGGAGCTCTGAACCGTTGGTCTACAAAGATCACTCGTGAGCATGACTACCCCGGAGCTCAG GCCATGCTCTACGGAGCCGGTGTCAAGGACCAGCACACAATGAAGAATGCGCCCCAGGTCGGTGTTGCTACCGTCTGGTGGCAAGGAAACCCTTGCAA TACCCATC TCCTCGACCTCGGCCAGATCGTCAAGAACTCCATTGAGAAGGAGGGTATGATCGGCTGGCAGTTCAACACTGTTGGTGTTTCTGATGCCATCACCATGGGCGGCGAGG GCATGCGCTTTTCTCTCCAAACCCGAGAAATCATTGCTGACTCCATCGAGTCCGTCACCTGTGCCCAGCACCATGACGCCAACATCTCCATTCCTGGTTGCGACAAGAACATGCCCGGCACAGTCATGGCCGCTGCTCGTCACAACCGTCCTTTCATCATGATCTACGGCGGTACCATCCGCAAGGGCCACTCCAACCTTCTTGAGAAGCCTATCAACATCAGCACCTGCTATGAGGCCTCGGGTGCTTTCAACTACGGCCGTCTGCACGCCAAGACGAACCCCGGTGAACCTGGTCGCGAGAGCTCCGATGTCAtggacgatatcgagaagcaTGCTTGCCCCGGCGCTGGAGCTTGTGGTGGTATGTACACGGCCAACACTATGGCTACCGCTATCGAAGCCATGGGTCTTACCCTTCCTGGTTCATCGTCGTATCCTGCAGAATCTCCTGAGAAGCGTCGCGAGTGTGAGCGTGCTGCCCAGGTTATCCGTACTACCATGGAGAAGGACCTTCGTCCTCGCGATATCATGACCCGCGCCTCTTTCGAGAACGCTCTTGTCCTGACGATGATTCTTGGTGGCTCAACAAATGGCGTTCTTCATTTCCTCGCCATGGCTAACACTGCCGATGTTCCCCTAACCATTGACGACATCCAGCGCGCCAGTGACCGCACCCCTTTCCTTGCTGATCTCGCCCCCAGTGGAAAATACTATATGGAGGATCTCTACAAGGTTGGCGGTACCCCCTCCGTtatcaagatgctcgtcgccCGTGGTCTTCTCGACGGTAGCATCATGACCATCACCGGCAAGACTCTCGCCGAGAACGTTGCGGACTGGCCTAGTCTGGACCCTGGTCAAGACATCATCCGTCCTCTTGAGAACCCCATCAAGGACTCTGGCCACATCCGCATCCTGAAGGGCAACTTTGCCCCTGGCGGCGCTGTCGCTAAGATCACCGGAAAGGAGGGTCTGTCCTTCACCGGAAAGGCTCGCGTCTTCAACACCGAGAAGGAGCTCAACGGCGCCTTGAATCGAAGCGAGATCAAGCAGTCCGACGGCAacctcgtcgtcatcgtccgCTACGAGGGTCCTAAGGGCGGACCCGGCATGCCCGAGCAGCTCAAGGCCTCCGCAGCCATCATGGGAGCTGGTCTCTCCAACCTCGCGCTTGTCACCGACGGAAGATACAGCGGCGCTTCCCACGGCTTCATTGTAGGCCACGTCGTGCCCGAGGCTATGGTTGGAGGTCCCATCGCTCTGGTCAAGGATGGAGACGAGATCACTATCGATGCGATTAACAACCGAATTGATGTCGACATCACTGACGAGGAGATGGAGAAGCGACGAAGCGAGTGGAAGCCTCCTGCGCCCCGTGTCACGAGGGGTGTGCTGGCCAAGTATGCCCGCTTGGTCGGCGATGCTTCCCACGGTGCTGTAACAGATCAGTGGTAG